One Oryzomonas sagensis DNA segment encodes these proteins:
- a CDS encoding chemotaxis protein CheW encodes MNDALVPVKSDESRDKLIQLVSFNLDQEEYGVDVLKVREIIRMPNVTRVPNTPQYVDGVINLRGKVIPIISMRKKFGLMEVDNDKQTRIMVMDVEGELMGFIVDAVSEVIRISGSEIQPSPAVVASGIDQECIAGVINQAERLLVLLDLEKMFSGDEKRLFASM; translated from the coding sequence ATGAACGATGCGCTCGTGCCGGTGAAATCTGATGAATCTCGCGACAAATTGATACAGTTGGTAAGCTTTAATCTTGACCAGGAGGAATATGGGGTCGATGTCCTCAAGGTCAGGGAAATTATCCGGATGCCGAACGTGACGCGCGTTCCCAATACCCCCCAGTATGTCGACGGTGTCATCAACCTGCGCGGCAAGGTGATCCCCATCATCTCCATGCGCAAAAAATTCGGCCTGATGGAAGTGGACAACGACAAGCAGACCCGCATTATGGTCATGGATGTGGAGGGGGAGCTGATGGGCTTCATCGTCGATGCCGTTTCGGAAGTCATCCGCATTTCCGGCAGCGAGATCCAGCCTTCGCCCGCGGTAGTCGCCAGCGGCATTGACCAGGAGTGCATCGCGGGTGTAATAAATCAGGCGGAGCGTCTGCTGGTTTTGCTCGACCTGGAGAAGATGTTCTCCGGCGACGAGAAGCGGCTTTTTGCATCAATGTAG
- a CDS encoding chemotaxis protein CheA encodes MPPFDSEDQELLEGFLTETTELLEKLDDDLVALEKEKSSDDPELLNRIFRSIHTVKGASSFLGFDLLVKVTHKTEDVLNRLRKGELTVNPEIMDVILEATDLVKVLVSDIKAGEIQEREIDGTIAKLMPLLSESVAAQAPAAPQPAADASPQTVAEPDAAPAPDAAAAAPVEPPPSPVKQEVAPVPPPKPAGDAVAKKAPVPKPTEGKGEDLSDNTTVRVDVKRLDDLMNQVGELVLERNRMIQLNQDLQQGESERLDFNEEFGKLTKRMSFVTSELQMQVLKMRMIPVDKVFKKFPRIVRSLARDLGKEVDLQIFGEETELDRSVVDEIGDPLIHLIRNAMDHGLETPDERVAAGKPRVGVLILAAVHEGNQIIISIKDDGRGIDTDRVGRKAVEKGLITEEQLAAMSQREIFDLIFLPGFSTKEKASDLSGRGVGMDVVKTNIKKLNGLIEIKSEKGLGSEFILRLPLTLAIIQSLLVEVEGEIYSIPLSSVLETLRVEQRTFHMVGGQEVLKLRESVLPLMRLQRKFNVQQRYENDDFCYVVVVGAADKRMGLVVTRLVGQQEVAIKSLGNYLANIPGIAGSTILGDGRVTLIVDPVGLIDDGESAPGR; translated from the coding sequence ATGCCACCGTTTGATAGTGAAGATCAGGAACTGCTGGAAGGCTTCCTTACCGAAACAACCGAGCTGCTCGAGAAACTCGACGACGATCTCGTGGCTTTGGAGAAGGAAAAGTCCTCGGACGACCCCGAACTTCTCAATCGGATTTTCAGGTCGATCCATACCGTTAAGGGCGCTTCGAGTTTTCTGGGCTTCGACCTCTTGGTTAAAGTGACCCATAAGACGGAGGATGTCCTCAATCGCCTGCGAAAAGGCGAATTGACGGTGAACCCTGAAATCATGGATGTCATTCTCGAAGCCACGGACCTGGTCAAAGTCCTGGTAAGCGATATCAAGGCGGGTGAGATTCAGGAACGGGAGATCGACGGTACCATAGCCAAGCTGATGCCACTCCTTTCCGAGAGCGTTGCCGCCCAGGCTCCGGCCGCCCCGCAGCCCGCTGCCGACGCGAGCCCGCAGACGGTTGCCGAGCCCGATGCGGCTCCTGCCCCGGATGCCGCGGCAGCAGCGCCGGTCGAACCGCCGCCGTCGCCTGTCAAACAGGAAGTCGCACCGGTCCCGCCGCCGAAACCGGCCGGGGATGCGGTCGCCAAGAAGGCGCCGGTGCCCAAGCCGACCGAGGGAAAGGGAGAGGATCTTTCCGACAACACCACCGTGCGCGTCGATGTCAAACGCCTTGACGACCTGATGAATCAGGTGGGCGAACTGGTGCTGGAGCGTAACCGCATGATCCAGCTTAATCAGGATCTCCAGCAGGGCGAATCAGAACGCCTCGATTTTAACGAGGAATTCGGCAAGCTCACCAAGCGGATGAGCTTCGTCACCTCGGAGCTGCAGATGCAGGTCCTGAAGATGCGCATGATCCCGGTGGACAAGGTCTTCAAGAAGTTCCCCCGCATCGTCCGCAGCCTGGCCCGCGATCTGGGCAAAGAGGTCGATCTGCAGATCTTCGGCGAAGAGACCGAACTGGACCGCTCGGTTGTCGACGAGATCGGCGATCCACTCATCCACTTGATCCGCAATGCCATGGACCACGGCCTGGAGACCCCCGACGAACGCGTTGCCGCCGGTAAGCCGCGGGTGGGCGTCCTGATCCTGGCCGCCGTCCACGAGGGCAACCAGATCATCATCAGCATCAAGGACGACGGCCGCGGCATCGACACCGACCGGGTCGGGCGCAAGGCCGTGGAAAAGGGGCTGATCACCGAGGAGCAACTGGCCGCCATGAGCCAGCGTGAAATATTCGACCTGATCTTTCTGCCCGGCTTCTCGACCAAGGAGAAGGCTTCCGACCTCTCGGGCCGGGGGGTCGGCATGGACGTGGTCAAGACCAACATCAAGAAGCTCAACGGCTTGATCGAGATCAAGAGCGAAAAGGGGCTGGGATCGGAATTCATCCTGCGCCTCCCGTTGACCCTGGCCATTATCCAGTCGCTCCTGGTAGAGGTGGAGGGAGAGATCTACTCCATTCCGCTCTCTTCCGTGCTTGAGACCCTGCGGGTCGAACAGCGCACCTTCCACATGGTCGGCGGCCAGGAGGTGCTCAAGCTGCGCGAATCGGTGCTGCCGCTGATGCGCCTGCAACGGAAGTTCAATGTGCAGCAGCGCTATGAAAACGACGATTTCTGCTATGTCGTCGTTGTCGGCGCCGCGGACAAGCGCATGGGACTGGTGGTCACACGCCTGGTGGGCCAGCAGGAGGTGGCCATCAAGTCGCTCGGCAACTACCTGGCCAATATCCCCGGCATTGCCGGCTCCACCATCCTCGGCGACGGCCGGGTCACCCTGATCGTCGACCCGGTTGGGCTCATCGATGACGGCGAAAGCGCTCCGGGCCGGTAG
- a CDS encoding sigma-54 dependent transcriptional regulator yields the protein MDTPGTIFIVENDRKTRDLISAFLKYQGYDIAHATPASNIFDTLHEKHIGIVIADLKLLADIAPDFIEEAKKINPLLVLIGYSSNAHINPANEDNVFLLSKPLNLDELESLVMRAREFQTMKTPHAWAAPRAPRALCSSIIGKSSRMAALFELIEKIAASNATVLIQGESGTGKELAARAIHQLSSRSDKNFVPINCAAIPEDLIESELFGHVKGSFTGAYANRAGRFEMADKGTLFLDEIGDMKANLQVKLLRVLQSKEFEPVGSTKSQKVDVRIIAASNKKLEELVESQDFREDLFYRLSVIPITIPPLRERREDIPLLIDFFLDRFNGEKRHEVTGFSSETLGILCAYDWPGNVRELENLVERLVILKDSGLITPDDLPEKYLARTVQVQAPAIPAGNAFPETGICLNSVLDEFENRLILQALERTRGNKKEAAMLLNLKRTTLIEKLKKKNLAYDKESETQ from the coding sequence ATGGATACGCCAGGCACCATTTTCATAGTCGAGAACGATCGCAAAACCCGCGATCTCATATCGGCCTTTTTGAAATACCAGGGGTACGACATCGCCCACGCCACCCCGGCATCCAATATTTTTGACACTCTACATGAAAAACATATCGGCATCGTGATCGCAGACTTGAAGCTGCTGGCCGATATCGCCCCGGATTTCATCGAAGAGGCCAAGAAGATAAACCCGCTTCTCGTCCTGATCGGCTACAGCAGCAATGCCCATATCAACCCGGCAAACGAAGACAATGTTTTTCTCCTGTCCAAGCCGCTCAATCTGGACGAGTTGGAAAGTCTGGTCATGCGCGCCAGGGAGTTCCAGACCATGAAAACACCCCATGCCTGGGCTGCACCACGCGCCCCTCGCGCGCTCTGTTCCTCCATCATCGGGAAAAGCAGCCGGATGGCCGCCCTCTTCGAGTTGATCGAAAAGATCGCCGCATCAAACGCCACGGTGTTAATCCAGGGGGAATCGGGCACTGGCAAGGAACTTGCAGCTCGTGCCATACACCAGTTGAGCTCCCGGAGCGACAAGAACTTTGTCCCGATCAACTGCGCAGCCATCCCCGAGGACCTGATCGAAAGCGAGTTGTTCGGCCATGTCAAGGGGTCGTTCACCGGCGCGTATGCCAATCGTGCGGGGCGCTTCGAGATGGCGGACAAGGGGACACTGTTCCTGGATGAAATCGGCGACATGAAAGCCAATCTGCAGGTCAAGCTCCTGCGGGTTCTGCAGAGCAAGGAATTCGAACCGGTCGGGTCGACGAAGTCTCAGAAGGTGGATGTCCGCATCATTGCGGCGAGCAACAAAAAACTGGAGGAACTGGTGGAGTCCCAGGACTTCCGCGAAGACCTCTTTTACCGGCTGTCGGTCATTCCCATCACCATCCCCCCCCTGCGGGAACGGCGTGAGGACATACCGCTGCTGATAGACTTCTTTCTGGACCGTTTCAATGGCGAAAAGCGGCATGAGGTAACGGGCTTTTCCAGCGAAACCCTCGGAATCCTCTGCGCCTACGACTGGCCGGGGAACGTCCGGGAGTTGGAGAATCTGGTGGAACGCCTGGTGATCCTCAAGGATAGCGGCCTCATTACCCCTGACGATCTCCCGGAGAAATACCTTGCCCGGACGGTTCAGGTACAGGCCCCGGCAATCCCGGCCGGGAACGCGTTCCCGGAAACCGGCATCTGCCTCAACTCGGTCCTTGACGAGTTCGAGAACCGGCTTATCCTCCAGGCCCTGGAGCGGACCAGGGGGAACAAGAAGGAAGCGGCCATGCTGCTGAACCTGAAACGCACGACCCTGATCGAGAAGCTGAAGAAAAAGAACCTGGCCTACGACAAGGAGTCAGAGACGCAATGA